The Beijerinckiaceae bacterium RH AL1 genome has a segment encoding these proteins:
- the dnaG gene encoding DNA primase (ID:RHAL1_00494;~source:Prodigal:2.6), which yields MRFPPSFLDEIKARLPVSEVVRSRVKLKKSGREWVGLSPFGTEKTPSFFVNDAKMAWFDFSSGKNGNVFDFVMETEGLTFPETVERLAAEAGLTLPARSPEREREEARRATLGEVVEWAAAFFEAELRSARGAAARAYLDQRGISAASRTEFRIGYAPADRHALRDALAAKGASVEAMCETGLLIHGEGIAVPYDRFRDRIMFPISDRNGRTIAFGGRALAKDAQAKYLNSPETPLFHKGAGLFSHHRARKASHDKGRVIVVEGYIDVVAMHAAGFPETVATLGTAMTEEQAGLLWQMAPQPILCFDGDKAGRKAAHRAAEMALPLVTAERTLAFALLPGGHDPDELIRASGPAAMSEALAHAMPLVDLVWSRETEGRPLTTPEQRAALRNDLRALAGTIRDRGLAEYYWAAFSERLRELFGGARDARAQAPRQGGQPFRRPNPWERTGLLSQPVHASPSLASSPLFQHGGVPPREAMILNILLAWPTLAAEKTEPIAALQLSSPDLEQLRDRLLDLVHDEDPGDRVALRAALADEGFGPTLARLARSEQASFWYLRPEAPPRDVAELLNQALTLHFVTHVLVRELAASQAELAEDQSEDALDRLRLIQEQINALPGKEAAIDGFGSGIGRVVASSV from the coding sequence ATGCGCTTCCCGCCATCCTTTCTCGACGAGATCAAGGCGCGGCTCCCGGTTTCGGAGGTCGTGCGGTCCCGCGTCAAGCTGAAAAAGTCAGGCCGCGAGTGGGTCGGGCTGTCGCCGTTCGGCACCGAGAAGACGCCGAGCTTCTTCGTGAACGACGCCAAGATGGCGTGGTTCGACTTCTCGTCCGGCAAGAACGGCAACGTCTTCGACTTCGTGATGGAGACGGAGGGCCTGACCTTTCCCGAGACGGTGGAGCGCCTGGCCGCCGAGGCCGGCCTCACCTTGCCCGCGCGCTCGCCGGAGCGCGAGCGCGAGGAGGCGCGCCGCGCCACGCTCGGCGAGGTCGTCGAGTGGGCCGCCGCCTTCTTCGAGGCCGAGCTGCGCAGCGCCCGCGGGGCGGCGGCGCGCGCCTACCTCGACCAGCGCGGGATCTCGGCGGCGAGCCGCACGGAGTTCCGCATCGGCTATGCGCCGGCCGACCGCCACGCCCTGCGCGACGCGCTCGCCGCCAAGGGCGCGTCGGTCGAGGCGATGTGCGAGACCGGCCTCCTCATCCACGGCGAAGGCATCGCCGTGCCCTACGACCGCTTCCGCGACCGCATCATGTTCCCGATCTCCGACCGCAACGGCCGGACGATCGCCTTCGGCGGCCGCGCCTTGGCCAAGGATGCCCAGGCCAAGTACCTGAACTCGCCGGAGACGCCGCTCTTCCACAAGGGCGCGGGCCTCTTCAGCCACCACCGCGCCCGCAAGGCGTCGCACGACAAGGGGCGGGTGATCGTCGTCGAGGGCTACATCGACGTCGTGGCCATGCATGCGGCGGGCTTTCCCGAGACGGTGGCGACGCTCGGCACGGCGATGACCGAGGAGCAGGCCGGCCTGCTGTGGCAGATGGCGCCGCAGCCGATCCTCTGCTTCGACGGCGACAAGGCGGGCCGTAAGGCGGCCCATCGCGCCGCCGAGATGGCGCTGCCGCTGGTCACCGCCGAGCGCACGCTCGCCTTCGCGCTGCTGCCCGGCGGCCACGACCCCGACGAGCTGATCCGCGCCTCGGGCCCGGCTGCCATGAGCGAGGCGCTTGCTCACGCGATGCCGCTCGTCGATCTCGTCTGGTCGCGCGAGACCGAGGGGCGGCCGCTGACGACGCCGGAGCAGCGCGCGGCGCTGCGCAACGACCTGCGGGCGCTCGCCGGCACGATCCGCGATCGCGGCCTGGCGGAATACTACTGGGCCGCCTTCAGCGAGCGGCTGCGCGAGCTGTTCGGCGGCGCGCGGGATGCCCGGGCGCAGGCCCCGCGCCAGGGGGGCCAGCCGTTCCGGCGGCCGAACCCGTGGGAGCGCACGGGGCTCCTCTCGCAGCCCGTGCACGCGAGCCCGAGCCTCGCCTCGAGCCCGCTGTTCCAGCACGGCGGCGTGCCGCCGCGCGAGGCCATGATCCTCAACATCCTCCTGGCCTGGCCGACGCTGGCCGCGGAAAAGACCGAGCCGATCGCCGCGCTGCAGCTCTCCTCGCCCGATCTCGAGCAGCTGCGCGACCGCCTTCTCGACCTCGTCCACGACGAAGATCCGGGCGATAGGGTCGCGTTGCGCGCCGCGCTCGCCGATGAGGGGTTCGGCCCGACGCTGGCGCGGCTCGCGCGATCCGAGCAGGCCTCGTTCTGGTACCTGCGGCCGGAAGCGCCGCCGCGGGACGTCGCCGAGCTTCTGAACCAGGCGCTGACGCTGCATTTCGTGACGCATGTGCTGGTGCGCGAGCTTGCCGCCTCGCAGGCGGAGCTTGCCGAGGACCAAAGCGAGGACGCCCTGGACCGCCTGCGGCTCATTCAGGAGCAGATCAACGCGCTGCCGGGGAAGGAGGCGGCGATCGACGGGTTCGGCAGCGGGATCGGGCGCGTGGTGGCTTCGTCCGTGTGA